A genomic stretch from Mycobacterium sp. HUMS_12744610 includes:
- a CDS encoding ATP-binding protein — protein sequence MASKLDENLQPTVSVMGNLRRMRDGSIWACYRLAGLPYGYTGLTLKKAALNHHRNLFRTVPNNTVLAGFVAAMDPDVIMANALEGTDERNPSWREECEGKLEYFTNGIRATERILTLSFPVVEPDVVTDWSGASRRSRARDRAEMITAAERAAAIVSRIPPVFVPEPLTAAQMVWLWNRALSRGAMAEIFPSPITSNVASPAGAFAAAEFDEGERRGEVSKWRPSSFAPLVKITQPGRLGAPTSWQSLLAIESLPLEGLEFPGSEFFTIADRITGFDVDWAVRINRIPRERAIARNTKNLRRLSEQVDERDTEISFAQDTLSDQVQLLGEYNGLLETNDDEVEVSLCPIFAVGATSRSQCESGALALVREFASNRIKVVAALGGQRELWAAMNPGGNDLRVVSDYSHNTISEYAASCVPCAADHVGDATGPVIAYNLSGKRNQPVHLEWWREAVKDASPSVAVAGELGAGKTWLIMSLLFNLVDAARGQFLAIDRTDSGEYARPAATLRTAQLVDLMRPAYTLDPLRTFPADLGVDAAVELLTPLFDCEANDPMGMTLGECLHPTWNVTSLPELLTFLQCGIDRRAMPDGRGLPAGWDELHRHLSYWSGRKYASALFDPNLDPLDLTAEGIVIRTNRVEVPTQEEVAGGEKLGPSKLFGRAIYGLSMELGRQAFQLNKSRPSAVALDEAYHITSTPTGLARTARIARDGRKDNIALLLGSHDPVNDYHFGSGTALDLIPVRIVMRHRDESLARRSLGWLGIDPDKNEHILRDLMTRTSPKGRDNRVIPGREGEGYLKDAHGGIGRIKVLGPSSPERRAAMTTTPPDYVDADAA from the coding sequence ATGGCAAGCAAGCTCGACGAAAACCTTCAACCGACCGTGTCGGTGATGGGGAATCTGCGGCGGATGCGGGACGGATCGATCTGGGCCTGCTATCGGCTCGCGGGTCTGCCGTACGGCTACACCGGCCTGACGCTGAAGAAAGCGGCCCTCAACCATCACCGAAACCTGTTCCGTACTGTGCCGAACAACACGGTCCTCGCCGGATTCGTCGCGGCCATGGATCCCGACGTGATCATGGCCAATGCGCTGGAAGGCACCGACGAGCGAAACCCGAGCTGGCGCGAAGAGTGCGAAGGCAAACTGGAGTACTTCACCAACGGGATACGCGCCACCGAACGCATCCTGACGCTGTCATTCCCGGTAGTTGAGCCCGACGTCGTCACCGACTGGTCTGGTGCGTCGCGGCGGTCACGGGCGCGTGACCGTGCGGAGATGATCACAGCCGCCGAACGGGCGGCGGCGATCGTCTCCCGGATTCCTCCGGTGTTTGTTCCTGAGCCGTTGACCGCCGCCCAAATGGTGTGGCTGTGGAACCGGGCGCTGTCGCGTGGCGCGATGGCAGAGATCTTCCCGTCGCCGATCACGTCGAATGTGGCTTCGCCGGCGGGGGCCTTCGCGGCCGCTGAATTTGATGAGGGTGAGCGGCGCGGCGAGGTCAGCAAGTGGCGTCCGAGTTCGTTCGCGCCGTTGGTGAAGATCACCCAGCCCGGGCGCCTCGGTGCGCCGACGTCCTGGCAGTCGCTGTTGGCGATCGAATCGCTTCCGCTAGAAGGTCTCGAGTTTCCCGGATCGGAGTTCTTCACTATTGCCGACCGGATTACGGGCTTCGACGTCGACTGGGCAGTGCGGATCAACCGGATCCCTCGGGAACGGGCCATCGCGCGCAACACCAAGAACTTGCGGCGGCTCTCCGAGCAGGTCGATGAACGCGACACCGAGATTTCCTTCGCCCAAGACACCCTCAGCGACCAAGTGCAGCTGCTCGGCGAATACAACGGTCTGCTGGAAACCAACGACGATGAAGTCGAGGTGTCGTTGTGCCCGATCTTCGCGGTCGGCGCAACCAGCAGATCGCAGTGTGAAAGCGGCGCGCTGGCGCTGGTCCGGGAGTTCGCCTCCAATCGGATCAAGGTTGTTGCCGCACTGGGCGGGCAGCGTGAGCTGTGGGCGGCGATGAACCCCGGCGGCAACGACTTACGGGTGGTCTCTGACTACTCGCATAACACCATCAGTGAATACGCGGCCAGCTGTGTGCCGTGCGCGGCGGACCATGTCGGCGATGCGACCGGCCCGGTCATTGCCTACAACCTCAGTGGAAAACGCAATCAGCCGGTGCACCTGGAGTGGTGGCGTGAGGCGGTCAAAGACGCCTCCCCGTCTGTGGCGGTCGCCGGCGAGCTCGGCGCCGGCAAGACCTGGCTGATCATGAGCCTGTTGTTCAACCTGGTCGACGCTGCCCGGGGCCAGTTCCTGGCGATCGACCGCACCGACTCCGGTGAGTATGCGCGGCCGGCGGCGACGCTGCGCACCGCGCAGCTGGTCGATCTGATGCGGCCCGCATACACGCTGGACCCGCTGCGGACATTCCCCGCGGACCTCGGCGTGGACGCCGCGGTGGAACTGCTCACCCCGTTGTTCGACTGCGAGGCCAACGATCCCATGGGAATGACGTTGGGTGAGTGCCTACATCCGACGTGGAATGTGACATCGCTGCCGGAGTTGCTGACCTTCTTGCAATGCGGAATCGATCGGCGGGCGATGCCGGACGGGCGTGGACTTCCGGCCGGGTGGGATGAACTGCACCGTCACCTGAGCTACTGGTCGGGCCGCAAATACGCCAGCGCCCTGTTTGACCCGAACCTGGATCCGCTGGATTTGACGGCCGAGGGGATCGTCATCCGCACTAATCGAGTCGAAGTTCCCACACAGGAGGAAGTCGCCGGCGGGGAGAAACTCGGGCCGAGCAAGTTGTTCGGGCGTGCGATCTACGGGTTGTCCATGGAGCTGGGGCGGCAGGCCTTTCAGCTCAACAAGTCGCGGCCGTCGGCGGTTGCACTGGATGAGGCTTACCACATCACCTCTACGCCAACAGGGTTGGCCCGGACAGCGCGGATCGCACGCGATGGCCGCAAAGACAACATCGCGTTGCTGCTGGGATCGCACGACCCGGTCAATGACTACCACTTCGGGTCCGGCACCGCCCTGGACTTGATTCCGGTGCGCATCGTGATGCGTCACCGTGACGAGTCGCTGGCGCGGCGCTCACTGGGCTGGCTGGGCATCGACCCGGACAAAAACGAGCACATCCTGCGTGACCTGATGACCCGGACCTCGCCGAAGGGTCGCGACAACAGGGTCATCCCAGGCCGTGAGGGTGAGGGATACCTCAAGGACGCCCACGGCGGAATTGGGCGCATCAAGGTCCTGGGTCCGTCCTCGCCGGAGCGGCGCGCGGCGATGACAACCACCCCGCCCGACTACGTCGACGCCGACGCGGCCTGA
- a CDS encoding C40 family peptidase, which yields MEPTTWVAAARKLWQHRGKLFAVAAALAPIAFTAVLVFVVVIAGGGAPQVDAMVTPQCQKQLQSQGVSADPGVSFGAGPVNNGKAVIATGIQMKIPEKGIVIGLATALEESGLNNKANPHVPESMSIPHEGTGQDHLSVGIFQQQPWWGPIKDLMTPGVAARKFFEKLLKVGGWQAMAPTQAAQAVQGSAFPDAYAAFIAPATVFYRQHVHEVLATSGGSAPPEAARDDHGRDVCGVLVDPNSVQTPTAEPRAGTAAGVAAVRYAEHQIGLPYVWGGGSLDGPTGGGFDCSGLVRFAIYQASGHRIVLPRVTWDMAHAGRLVPRNAVQPGDLVFSNPEANPSTGIIGPGHVQMVVNPSTVVEALDFGIPVKLSPFPTHYMAIKRVL from the coding sequence ATGGAACCGACGACATGGGTCGCTGCGGCCCGCAAGCTGTGGCAGCACCGGGGAAAGCTGTTCGCCGTCGCTGCAGCGCTGGCGCCGATCGCGTTCACTGCCGTGCTGGTGTTCGTCGTGGTCATTGCCGGCGGCGGGGCCCCGCAGGTCGATGCCATGGTCACACCGCAGTGCCAAAAGCAGCTGCAGTCGCAGGGAGTGAGCGCAGACCCCGGGGTGTCGTTCGGTGCGGGCCCGGTCAACAACGGCAAAGCGGTCATCGCCACCGGGATCCAAATGAAGATCCCGGAAAAAGGGATTGTCATCGGTTTGGCGACCGCCCTGGAGGAATCCGGGCTCAACAACAAAGCCAATCCCCATGTGCCCGAATCGATGTCGATTCCCCACGAAGGTACCGGCCAGGATCACCTATCTGTCGGCATCTTCCAGCAGCAGCCGTGGTGGGGGCCGATCAAAGACCTGATGACACCAGGGGTGGCCGCCCGGAAATTCTTCGAGAAGCTTCTGAAGGTCGGTGGGTGGCAAGCGATGGCACCCACCCAGGCCGCCCAAGCGGTGCAGGGCTCGGCGTTCCCGGACGCCTACGCCGCCTTCATCGCGCCCGCGACCGTGTTTTACCGCCAGCACGTCCACGAGGTCCTGGCCACCTCCGGGGGCAGCGCACCGCCGGAGGCCGCCCGTGACGACCACGGACGCGACGTGTGCGGGGTGCTGGTGGATCCCAATTCCGTGCAGACGCCTACCGCCGAACCGCGTGCTGGCACCGCAGCTGGGGTGGCTGCCGTCCGCTACGCCGAACATCAGATCGGGTTGCCCTATGTGTGGGGCGGAGGGTCACTAGATGGGCCGACCGGCGGCGGGTTTGACTGCTCGGGACTGGTGCGATTCGCCATCTATCAGGCATCCGGGCATCGGATCGTGCTACCGCGGGTCACCTGGGACATGGCCCACGCTGGGCGGCTGGTGCCCAGAAACGCTGTCCAGCCCGGTGATTTGGTGTTCTCCAACCCCGAAGCCAACCCCTCCACCGGGATTATCGGCCCAGGTCACGTCCAGATGGTGGTCAACCCGTCCACCGTGGTCGAAGCCCTCGATTTCGGGATCCCCGTCAAGCTGTCGCCGTTCCCCACGCATTACATGGCGATCAAACGAGTCCTGTAG
- a CDS encoding cell division protein FtsK: MIAASKTKGGKGESKPSSAATAGRAYATPNAELTRPYIAGESPAEQKEAAQSWQWVILSALGVAVLIGYTRVWPLVGQLLYQPSPLRDYLLPPSADPVYVIAGVGVGWVWILFVAAPLAIAAAAGLWWGAAAWGNHRARAGHLGHVKPGQEWVGQTYPVGPVILAGAAVVLAAGGGLLRWVGPAASTAAGGAVLLAVFAVLGWGWGQLVSWARARGQINRQINRVTFLASPALGWTDVRAGRVQAVRCSYPPKAVPFPKVVKLLYGQHPRHMGDDVLREIAEVLEQVTGRNYVVDHQPLTRMLLATQVEVCDQDPELTAHAVLEPLVANWFDATASIVSVTVDEPTVIIDGDGNIVDRDGTIIDDGSRDAEEQDKAAYTDNDKLAARIREFTVAFAYSQKVGTKYRQGMIEAAVTQALKGSWDVQWSIPSRRAQFKRCPGLPTLVDPPLDFPVVTKATLRAIYKTARIPFAIDAYENYIEWDFRQSPHLLVAGPTSVGKTSLLMTVATQCAARGINVVWIDPKGFDSPGMRNWPNTSLVTAGTDEDGMVGHAAALRFIADTMLERLSQVKINPNKADDFDPIVVITDEFSNLVVALADFFKEFGGKGVPPTTRDVGIILRTARAVGIHMAIGIQRPDTMFIAGEARDNTALRVALGRLRSKDAAIMM; this comes from the coding sequence ATGATCGCCGCCAGCAAAACCAAGGGCGGCAAGGGTGAGAGCAAGCCGTCGTCAGCGGCGACAGCCGGCCGCGCGTATGCCACCCCGAATGCCGAACTGACACGGCCCTACATTGCTGGTGAAAGCCCGGCTGAACAGAAGGAGGCCGCCCAGAGCTGGCAGTGGGTGATCCTGTCCGCGCTAGGTGTGGCGGTGCTGATCGGATACACGCGGGTGTGGCCGCTGGTCGGACAGCTGCTGTATCAGCCGTCGCCGCTACGCGACTATCTGCTGCCGCCCTCGGCGGACCCGGTGTATGTGATCGCCGGCGTGGGCGTCGGATGGGTGTGGATCCTGTTCGTGGCCGCGCCACTGGCGATCGCTGCTGCCGCAGGTCTGTGGTGGGGTGCGGCGGCGTGGGGAAACCACCGGGCCCGCGCCGGGCATCTGGGACACGTCAAGCCCGGGCAGGAATGGGTAGGGCAAACATATCCGGTCGGTCCGGTGATCTTGGCCGGGGCGGCGGTGGTTCTGGCCGCAGGTGGCGGGCTGTTGCGCTGGGTGGGGCCGGCGGCCAGCACCGCGGCCGGCGGGGCGGTGTTGTTGGCCGTCTTCGCGGTATTGGGTTGGGGCTGGGGGCAACTCGTCAGTTGGGCGAGGGCCCGCGGACAGATCAACCGGCAGATCAACCGGGTGACATTTCTGGCGTCGCCGGCCCTGGGGTGGACCGATGTGCGTGCGGGCCGGGTCCAAGCGGTGCGGTGCAGCTACCCGCCCAAAGCGGTGCCGTTCCCCAAAGTGGTGAAGCTGCTCTACGGGCAGCATCCCCGACACATGGGCGACGACGTACTGCGCGAGATCGCCGAGGTGCTCGAGCAGGTCACGGGCCGCAACTACGTGGTGGACCATCAGCCGTTGACCCGGATGCTGCTGGCCACGCAGGTCGAGGTCTGCGACCAAGACCCCGAACTTACCGCCCACGCGGTACTTGAACCGCTGGTGGCCAATTGGTTTGACGCCACCGCCAGCATCGTGTCCGTCACCGTCGATGAGCCCACGGTCATCATCGACGGTGACGGCAACATCGTCGACCGGGACGGCACCATCATCGACGACGGCTCGCGCGACGCCGAGGAGCAGGACAAGGCGGCGTACACCGACAACGACAAACTCGCCGCCAGGATCCGTGAATTCACCGTTGCGTTCGCTTACAGCCAGAAAGTCGGCACCAAATACCGGCAAGGGATGATCGAAGCGGCCGTCACCCAGGCGCTCAAAGGGTCCTGGGATGTGCAGTGGTCGATCCCCTCGCGGCGCGCACAGTTCAAACGCTGCCCCGGACTTCCCACGCTGGTCGATCCGCCGCTGGACTTCCCGGTCGTCACCAAAGCCACGCTGCGTGCCATCTATAAGACCGCGCGGATCCCGTTCGCGATCGACGCCTATGAGAACTACATCGAGTGGGATTTCAGGCAGTCGCCGCATCTGCTGGTCGCCGGGCCTACCTCGGTCGGCAAGACGTCGTTGCTGATGACCGTGGCCACCCAGTGCGCGGCCCGCGGTATCAATGTGGTGTGGATCGACCCGAAAGGTTTCGACTCCCCCGGAATGCGGAACTGGCCCAACACCTCGCTGGTGACCGCCGGCACCGACGAAGACGGCATGGTCGGGCACGCTGCGGCGCTGAGGTTCATCGCGGACACGATGCTCGAGCGGCTTTCGCAGGTGAAGATCAATCCGAACAAGGCCGACGATTTCGACCCGATCGTGGTCATCACCGACGAGTTCTCCAACTTGGTCGTGGCGCTGGCGGACTTCTTCAAGGAATTCGGCGGAAAGGGTGTGCCGCCCACCACCAGGGACGTCGGGATCATCCTGCGCACGGCGCGCGCGGTCGGTATCCACATGGCGATCGGTATCCAGCGGCCGGACACGATGTTCATTGCTGGTGAGGCTCGTGACAACACCGCGTTGCGGGTGGCGTTGGGTCGGCTGCGGTCCAAAGACGCCGCGATCATGATGTGA
- a CDS encoding transposase, with protein sequence MATKTALLGLLDQAVDEGWTLRQACHALELGELRAHRWIARRAIGQLVDKIPGGSPMHGLLDEEVSEILALFDQWGETDRSHRKLAHRGSYLGRVWVSPSSVRRVLFLADKHFRPLPKPGRSQRKPFPDWVDYKPNSIWIYDTTHFTRAGMAVLIIQDLVSRKWITEVVSAEETSTQVEIGFTDALDIEGLLQAVERRADGLVDIGIDDQARPILLAVSDNGPQMTSGSTREFMAMSAIAQHFGRPGTPTDQAWIESFNGHLKAEFPHLLAIEDPATLRAELAVTRQFWNGVRLHAGIGYVTPNDEHEGRGEAIRKARQAGLESARNRRLAWHRQQRHTQPIQDPDDVV encoded by the coding sequence GTGGCCACCAAGACGGCGCTGTTGGGCTTGCTCGACCAGGCGGTCGATGAAGGTTGGACACTGCGCCAGGCATGCCATGCGTTGGAGCTCGGCGAGCTGCGGGCACATCGCTGGATCGCTCGCCGAGCGATCGGCCAGCTGGTCGACAAGATCCCTGGTGGGTCGCCCATGCATGGGCTGCTCGACGAAGAAGTCAGCGAGATCTTGGCGTTGTTCGACCAGTGGGGCGAGACCGACCGCTCGCACCGCAAGCTTGCTCACCGCGGCTCTTATCTGGGCCGGGTATGGGTGTCACCGTCGAGTGTTCGTCGGGTCCTGTTCTTGGCGGACAAGCACTTTCGACCACTTCCCAAGCCTGGACGTTCTCAACGCAAGCCCTTCCCGGATTGGGTGGACTACAAGCCGAACTCGATCTGGATTTACGATACGACGCACTTCACCAGGGCGGGGATGGCAGTGTTGATCATTCAGGATTTGGTCTCGCGCAAGTGGATCACCGAGGTCGTCTCCGCTGAGGAAACCTCCACCCAGGTCGAGATCGGGTTCACCGACGCGCTCGACATCGAGGGACTCCTGCAGGCCGTTGAGCGACGCGCCGACGGCCTGGTCGATATCGGCATCGACGACCAGGCCCGGCCGATCCTGCTCGCGGTGTCCGATAACGGTCCCCAGATGACGTCGGGCTCGACGCGGGAGTTCATGGCCATGTCTGCGATCGCCCAGCACTTCGGACGCCCCGGAACGCCGACCGATCAAGCCTGGATCGAGAGTTTCAACGGGCACCTCAAGGCCGAGTTCCCGCACCTGCTCGCGATCGAGGACCCCGCCACCCTGCGCGCCGAACTTGCCGTCACCCGCCAATTCTGGAACGGAGTCCGGTTGCACGCCGGCATCGGCTATGTCACGCCCAACGACGAACACGAAGGACGAGGGGAGGCCATCCGCAAAGCACGCCAAGCCGGGCTCGAATCCGCCCGCAACCGCCGACTTGCCTGGCACCGCCAGCAAAGGCACACTCAACCCATACAGGATCCCGACGATGTTGTCTGA
- a CDS encoding helix-turn-helix domain-containing protein, which translates to MATARTVARRFLSPSQKYEIWLQLVRQEVTIAEAAANHQVDRTTIMRVRTIAKEGALAALAAAKPGAAARQRDYELDAAKAENARLSEALKEMAVRLTLVEGKGRWG; encoded by the coding sequence GTGGCGACCGCTCGCACCGTCGCCCGACGGTTCTTGAGCCCGTCGCAGAAGTACGAGATATGGCTGCAGCTGGTACGCCAGGAGGTGACGATCGCCGAGGCCGCCGCCAACCATCAGGTGGATCGCACGACGATCATGCGCGTCCGCACGATCGCCAAGGAAGGTGCGCTGGCCGCGCTGGCGGCAGCCAAGCCAGGCGCGGCGGCCCGCCAACGCGACTACGAACTCGATGCCGCCAAGGCCGAGAACGCGCGGCTGTCCGAGGCACTCAAGGAGATGGCCGTGCGGCTGACGTTGGTCGAGGGAAAAGGGCGCTGGGGCTAA
- a CDS encoding AfsR/SARP family transcriptional regulator yields MSAPVVNTAVTSWWYGQGRAVEVARRLETLHELTPAPGPVGAVTVSRGHLSVAFQKPLASPLPTPWQPAGGEARLDWGDVDSGSPPDPHHPVYLVVLGVQEDTDALVVLNLGAFSRIRICGDPDIARRLVTRWVFELIATHPATTVGITDDIWPGPTTHWVRSVTAGKVPDVDVLICGPDVSYADRAQIVSSASSRILIDLGADAAVTTTWVVNCGADQRGELSNGRSTVSATLIIPNGDVIDMCRELLTKPSPTPVAAFTKPTPVDDVDLGYDKDDDPVDTDDPVDGEAADNGPPPQWSELASMSPPPSDDLHIDTRSLEPPSVFTAEASAVDDTVIEAGGEAAVDDSAVEAGPGDIDRASSVPAAPDLPAEQPPAASNPGRSAAGSSPRVAVIWNRILGPVTLCPPHSPGELPREARLRELTVYLQDQGSVKIGDIVDDVCGGAAETRTVTQQLSMLRRRLGPIHPGGSDAFPRADREGYYHLLKEVRSDWMEFDRLVDLIPARSETEHLVAAMELVTGPPLGGIGDHDWIWAASLRDQLRSRVPEAAAELAQRFYQARNYSAALEVASKGLWYDALRQDLLAVALRSAGESGNHVRFRELRAHYLAKVPVCDRDPVVHELIGRAE; encoded by the coding sequence ATGTCCGCGCCGGTCGTCAACACCGCTGTCACCTCTTGGTGGTATGGGCAGGGACGCGCGGTCGAGGTCGCGCGGCGGTTGGAGACACTGCATGAGCTCACCCCGGCGCCGGGACCGGTTGGGGCGGTCACGGTGTCGCGTGGGCACTTGAGCGTGGCATTTCAAAAACCCCTTGCCTCGCCGCTGCCGACACCCTGGCAGCCCGCCGGCGGCGAGGCGCGTCTGGACTGGGGTGATGTCGATTCCGGCAGCCCGCCCGATCCCCATCACCCGGTCTATCTGGTGGTGCTGGGAGTCCAAGAGGACACCGATGCGCTGGTCGTGCTCAACCTGGGGGCGTTCTCCCGCATCAGGATTTGCGGAGATCCCGACATCGCGCGCCGGTTGGTGACGCGATGGGTGTTCGAGCTGATCGCCACCCATCCCGCAACGACCGTGGGCATCACCGATGACATCTGGCCGGGTCCCACGACCCATTGGGTTCGGTCGGTGACCGCCGGCAAGGTCCCCGATGTCGATGTGCTGATCTGCGGGCCCGACGTCAGCTACGCCGACCGCGCGCAAATCGTGTCGTCGGCTTCCAGCCGTATCCTGATCGACCTGGGCGCCGACGCTGCCGTCACGACGACGTGGGTGGTGAACTGTGGGGCCGATCAGCGCGGCGAACTCAGCAACGGTCGCAGCACGGTCAGCGCCACGCTGATCATTCCCAACGGTGATGTCATCGACATGTGCCGCGAACTGCTGACAAAGCCCTCGCCGACGCCCGTCGCGGCGTTCACCAAGCCGACGCCTGTCGACGACGTCGACCTCGGCTACGACAAGGATGACGATCCCGTTGACACCGACGATCCCGTTGACGGTGAGGCCGCCGACAACGGGCCGCCGCCGCAGTGGTCAGAGCTGGCATCGATGAGTCCACCGCCCTCTGATGACCTGCACATCGATACGCGATCCCTTGAGCCGCCCAGCGTGTTCACGGCTGAAGCAAGCGCCGTCGACGACACCGTCATAGAGGCAGGCGGCGAGGCGGCTGTCGACGATTCCGCCGTGGAAGCCGGGCCCGGTGATATCGATCGGGCGTCATCGGTGCCCGCCGCGCCAGACCTGCCGGCCGAGCAGCCTCCCGCAGCCTCAAACCCCGGCAGGTCAGCGGCGGGGAGTTCGCCACGGGTCGCGGTGATCTGGAACCGCATCCTGGGCCCGGTAACCCTGTGCCCCCCACACAGCCCCGGAGAACTGCCCCGCGAGGCGCGGCTACGCGAGCTGACGGTGTATCTGCAAGATCAGGGCTCGGTGAAGATCGGCGACATCGTCGACGACGTCTGCGGTGGGGCCGCTGAAACAAGAACAGTCACCCAGCAACTGTCCATGCTGCGTCGGCGACTGGGGCCGATACATCCCGGCGGCAGCGACGCGTTCCCCCGCGCTGACCGCGAGGGCTACTACCATCTCCTTAAAGAGGTGCGCTCGGATTGGATGGAATTCGATCGGCTCGTCGACTTGATCCCCGCCCGGTCAGAAACCGAACATCTCGTCGCCGCAATGGAACTCGTCACCGGGCCGCCGTTAGGCGGGATCGGCGACCACGACTGGATCTGGGCTGCGTCACTACGTGACCAATTGCGGAGCAGAGTCCCCGAGGCGGCCGCTGAGCTGGCGCAACGTTTCTACCAAGCCCGGAACTACAGCGCGGCACTGGAAGTTGCCAGCAAAGGGCTGTGGTACGACGCCCTGCGTCAAGATCTGCTCGCCGTTGCGCTGCGGTCAGCCGGTGAGAGCGGCAACCACGTCAGGTTCCGTGAACTACGCGCGCACTACCTTGCCAAAGTGCCTGTCTGCGACCGTGATCCGGTCGTTCATGAACTCATCGGAAGGGCGGAATAA
- a CDS encoding type VII secretion target encodes MAHLNVNPADLAGAAEEYTQLAAAAAVISPRAAEEISRIIATHGVMGYPVAVGILTGLAPREAKVNAKAAAFTSYAQRFSEHAASYISGDADAADGLRGIAFDTV; translated from the coding sequence ATGGCACATCTCAACGTTAATCCCGCCGATCTGGCAGGCGCCGCCGAGGAATACACCCAGCTGGCGGCAGCGGCTGCGGTGATCAGCCCCCGCGCTGCCGAGGAAATCAGCCGCATCATCGCCACCCACGGCGTGATGGGATATCCGGTGGCAGTGGGAATCCTCACCGGTTTGGCGCCGCGAGAAGCGAAAGTCAACGCCAAGGCCGCAGCGTTCACCAGCTATGCGCAACGATTCAGTGAACACGCGGCAAGCTACATCAGTGGAGACGCCGATGCCGCCGACGGCCTGCGTGGCATCGCTTTCGACACCGTGTAA